In one window of Haliaeetus albicilla chromosome W, bHalAlb1.1, whole genome shotgun sequence DNA:
- the LOC138683589 gene encoding LOW QUALITY PROTEIN: syncytin-1-like (The sequence of the model RefSeq protein was modified relative to this genomic sequence to represent the inferred CDS: inserted 1 base in 1 codon), whose amino-acid sequence MDFTRKRTFEAQICETLIVMFLSWTLSKGQAWDRNTYLNMTESISKVLNLSDCWVCNPLPRGNMELPCLGIPTTNWTSLIKDGPDRNGSCPHGKGNTQQGPNFDLEVPDPKEVLITGRCLNITDNIWGDMDNCSLAENLGTFDKGKLECLGLNLSISFYYIRKPKGGPGKKGREQDRREMHLGPRCNIGPGYWWLCGDGRARKSLPQNWKGHCVRGYLAPQTSIFEGASPPRGFLRTPWLRVKRAENPLVIRGTGYHSFVQWLISSLGVSELEKAIMNISATLEIIESATIDAIRGLQLEIQSLSKVVLQNRMGLDMLLAKEGGLCVVINQTCCTYIXNQRIETDLEEIWERTKILHEVSQDDTSWGLTGILEKLTSWLPNLTWLKHLFVTIIIIILLSVVLCMVVRCGLLCCKSTGDSYSEWKKNQLRRKLETNKYFERMLDRETMY is encoded by the exons ATggacttcacaagaaaaaggacCTTTGAAGCTCAAATTTGTGAGACATTGATTGTTATGTTTCTGAGTTGGACCTTGTCCAAGGGGCAGGCTTGGGATcgaaatacttatttaaatatgacagaGAGTATCTCGAAAGTACTAAATTTATCAGATTGTTGGGTATGTAATCCCCTTCCTCGGGGGAACATGGAACTCCCCTGTTTAGGAATCCCGACCACAAATTGGACATCTCTTATTAAAGACGGGCCAGACAGGAATGGATCATGCCCTCATGGAAAGGGAAATACCCAGCAGGGACCCAACTTTGATCTGGAGGTACCCGACCCTAAAGAGGTCTTAATTACTGGCCGTTGCTTAAATATTACTGATAATATTTGGGGAGACATGGATAATTGTAGCCTTGCGGAAAATCTGGGAActtttgataaaggaaaattagaatGCCTTGGACTGAACTTAAGTATCAGTTTCTATTATATCCGGAAACCAAAGGGGGGGCCAGGAAAGAAGGGGCgagaacaagacagaagggAGATGCATCTCGGTCCAAGATGCAACATAGGGCCCGGATACTGGTGGCTCTGTGGGGATGGCAGGGCCAGAAAGAGTTTACCCCAGAACTGGAAGGGACACTGTGTTCGAGGGTACCTTGCACCTCAGACCAGTATATTCGAGGGAGCTTCGCCTCCCCGAGGGTTTTTGAGAACACCTTGGCTCCGTGTAAAACGGGCTGAAAACCCACTAGTTATTCGAGGTACTGGGTACCATAGTTTTGTCCAATGGTTAATCTCCTCTTTAGGGGTAAGCGAGTTGGAGAAAGCTATCATGAATATATCTGCTACATTAGAGATTATAGAAAGTGCTACAATTGATGCAATTCGAGGGCTGCAACTGGAAATACAATCCCTGAGTAAAGTAGTACTCCAAAATAGAATGGGGTTGGACatgcttttagcaaaagaaGGGGGCTTATGTGTAGTTATAAACCAAACTTGCTGTACCTATA AAAACCAACGAATTGAAACAGATCTTGAGGAGATATGGGAAAGgactaaaatactacatgaagTTTCCCAAGATGACACTTCTTGGGGCTTGACAGGCATATTAGAAAAACTAAcctcctggttgccaaatttAACATGGTTAAAGCATTTGTTTGTCACTATAATAATCATCATTCTCTTGTCTGTGGTCCTTTGCATGGTGGTTCGATGTGGCCTTTTGTGCTGTAAGAGTACAGGAgactcttacagtgaatggaaaaagaatcagttacGACGAAAACTGGAGACcaacaaatactttgagaggatgctagatagggaaacaatgtattag